A region of Catharus ustulatus isolate bCatUst1 chromosome 9, bCatUst1.pri.v2, whole genome shotgun sequence DNA encodes the following proteins:
- the LEPROT gene encoding leptin receptor gene-related protein codes for MAGVKALVALSFSGAIGLTFLMLGCALEYYGVYWPLFVLIFYFLCPIPHFIARRVGDDSDAASSACRELAYFFTTGIVVSAFGFPIILARVEAIKWGACGLVLAGNAVIFLTILGFFLVFGRGDDFSWEQW; via the exons ATGGCGGGCGTGAAAG CTCTCGTGGCGCTGTCGTTCAGCGGAGCCATCGGGCTGACGTTCCTCATGCTGGGCTGCGCCCTGGAGTATTACGG tGTGTACTGGCCCCtgtttgtgttgattttttacTTCCTCTGCCCCATTCCCCACTTCATTGCCAGGAGAGTGGGTGATGACAGCGatgcagccagcagtgcctgcagggagctggccTATTTCTTCACCacaggaattgttgtgtctgcctTTGGATTTCCCATCATCCTGGCACGGGTGGAAGCT ATCAAATGGGGAGCCTGTggcctggtgctggctggcaaTGCAGTCATTTTCCTTACAATTTTAGgctttttccttgtgtttggCAGAGGAGATGATTTTAGCTGGGAGCAGTGGTAG
- the LOC116999910 gene encoding putative tyrosine-protein phosphatase auxilin isoform X2: MLGAEQPGASSPDMESSYGGGLLDMVKGGAGRLFSNLKDNLKDTLKDTSSKVMQSVASYTKGELDISYITSRIIVMSFPAEGVELGFRNHIEDVRTFLDSRHPDHYTVFNLSPKYYRSAKFHNRVSECSWPVRQAPSLHNLYAVCKNMHNWLQQNPKNVCVIHCMDGRAASAVLVSAMFCFCHLFSHPGPAVQLLNTKRPGIVLWPSHRRYIGYICDLIADKPVIPHCKPLTIKSVTLSPVPCFNKQRNGCRPFCDILSGETRILSTSQEYERMKEYRVQEGKVLIPLGATVHGDVVVSVYHMRSTIGGRLQAKMTNTQIFQIQFHTGFIALGTTTLKFTKPELDACDSPDKYPQLFHVILDIEIQSADRQTELTPPWENFTTKDINPSILFSSHQEHQDTLALAGRGATDSPQDNIRNVGQSAFFSSLSWQDQKSDKSSSHPTSEDRAALVHEESEQSDDELLSLSSQHSNASGDKPHGTPKHSKKQQEPPAAPPPEDVDLLGLDGSPMSKSFPSQPSAAPSNSELLNDLFGVSQSPGAAAAEEVFHVGAPGSVHSTPRRSAASASPSPRVGEATAFDPFGSSPKQTGPDLLGSFLGSSAGPGDPFLQATRSPSPTVHSDPFHMASSTPTVSIQPDVSSGWDWPNKAGGLGMGSKSAATSPTGSLHSTPTHQAKPQTLDPFADLGSLGASLAGGSSFASKPTTPTGMGGGFPPSPQKPPPQPMGGTGWQQGSGYGWQGTQPKAQPHASPQNKPNYNVSFSQGAQAERGKGAANVDSKPKVSADFEDLLSGQGFNAHKDKKGPKTIAEMRKEEMAKEMDPEKLKVLEWIEGKERNIRALLSTMHTVLWAGETKWKPVSMADLVTPEQVKKVYRRAVLVVHPDKATGQPYEQYAKMIFMELNDAWSEFENQGQKPLY; encoded by the exons GTGCCTCGTCTCCAGACATGGAGTCCAGCTATGGGGGAGGCCTGCTGGACATGGTgaagggaggagcagggaggctctTCAGCAACCTCAAGGACAACCTGAAGGACACCCTGAAGGACACCTCCTCCAAGGTCATGCAGTCTGTCGCCAG TTACACCAAGGGAGAGCTGGACATTTCCTACATTACCTCAAGGATCATAG TGATGTCTTTCCCTGCTGAGGGTGTGGAGCTGGGATTTAGGAACCACATTGAGGATGTCAGGACATTCCTGGACTCCAGGCACCCCGACCACTACACCGTGTTCAACTTGTCACCCAAATATTATCGCAGTGCCAAGTTCCACAACAGG GTGTCTGAGTGCAGCTGGCCCGTCCGGCAGGCGCCCAGCCTGCACAACCTCTACGCTGTCTGCAAGAACATGCACAACTGGCTGCAGCAGAACCCCAAAAACGTCTGTGTCATCCACTGCATG GACGGCCGTGCAGCCTCAGCAGTTCTGGTCAGTGCAATGTTCTGTTTCTGTCACCTCTTCTCtcatcctggccctgctgtgcagctgctgaacACAAAGAGACCTGGGATTGTACTGTGGCCATCCCACAGGAG gTACATAGGATACATCTGTGACCTAATAGCAGACAAACCTGTCATCCCCCACTGCAAACCACTGACCATCAAGTCAGTCACGCTCAGCCCCGTGCCCTGCTTCAACAAGCAGCGCAACGGCTGCCGGCCCTTCTGCGACATCCTCAGCGGGGAGACCCGCATCCTCAGCACCTCCCAGGAGTACGAGAGGATGAA AGAATACCGTGTGCAGGAAGGGAAGGTCCTGATCCCCCTGGGAGCCACAGTCCATGGAGATGTTGTTGTCTCTGTCTACCACATGAGATCCACCATCGGGGGACGCCTGCAAGCCAAG atgacCAACACACAAATATTCCAAATTCAGTTTCATACTGGATTCATAGCCCTGGGAACAACCACTCTCAAATTCACCAA GCCTGAGCTGGATGCCTGTGACTCTCCAGACAAATATCCTCAGCTCTTTCATGTTATACTGGACATAGAAATCCAGTCTGCAGACAGACAAACTGAATTAACTCCCCCATGGGAGAACTTCACCACAAAAGACATCAATCCCTCCATTCTCTTCTCCTCCCACCAGGAGCACCAGGACACTCTTGCTTTGGCAG gcagaggtGCCACGGATTCCCCCCAGGATAACATCAGGAACGTTGGGCAGAGTGCATTCTTCTCCTCTCTCAGCTGGCAAG ATCAGAAATCTGACAAAAGTAGCTCTCACCCCACCTCAGAGGATCGAGCAGCGTTGGTGCATGAGGAAAGCGAACAGTCAGATGACGAACTCTTGTCCCTTTCCAGTCAGCACAGTAATGCCAGCGGTGACAAGCCCCACGGGACacccaaacacagcaaaaagcagcaagagcctccagcagcacctcccccCGAGGACGTGGACCTGCTGGGCCTGGATGGCAGCCCCATGAGCAAGAGCTTTCCCTcgcagcccagcgctgccccctCTAACTCTGAGCTGCTGAATGATTTGTTTGGGGTGTCGCAGAGCCCCGGCGCAGCCGCGGCTGAGGAGGTTTTCCACGTGGGGGCACCCGGATCCGTGCACTCGACCCCGCGGCGCTCGGCGGCTTCGGCGTCGCCGTCGCCGAGGGTGGGAGAAG CCACTGCCTTTGATCCATTTGGAAGTAGCCCCAAGCAAACTGGTCCAGACCTCCTGGGTTCCTTCCTTGGCTCAtcagctggccctggggatCCTTTCCTTCAAGCCACAAGAAGCCCTTCACCAACTGTGCACAGCGATCCCTTTCACATGG CTTCCAGCACTCCAACGGTTTCCATCCAACCAGATGTTTCCAGTGGTTGGGACTGGCCCAATAAAGCAG gtGGTCTAGGAATGGGAAGTAAGTCTGCTGCCACCAGTCCTACAGGATCCCTCCACAGCACTCCCACTCATCAggccaaaccccaaacactggaTCCATTTGCTGATCTGGGAAGTCTTGGAGCGAGTTTAGCAG GTGGCTCCTCGTTCGCCAGCAAGCCGACCACACCGACGGGCATGGGCGGGGGCTTCCCCCCGTCCCCACAGAAGCCACCCCCGCAGCCCATGGGTGGCACCGGGTGGCAGCAGGGCTCGGGATACGgctggcaggggacacagcccaaaGCTCAGCCCCACGCCTCCCCCCAGAACAAGCCCAACTACAACGTGAGCTTCTCGCAGGGGGCGCAGGCGGAGCGGGGGAAAGGAGCCGCTAATGTTG ATTCCAAGCCAAAAGTGTCTGCAGATTTTGAAGATTTATTATCTGGTCAAGGGTTTAATGCTCACAAGGACAAGAAGGGCCCCAAAACAATAGCTGAgatgagaaaagaagaaatggcaAAGGAGATGGACCCTGAGAAACTAAAA GTGCTGGAGTGGAttgaagggaaggagaggaataTCAGGGCACTGCTGTCCACCATGCACAcggtgctgtgggcaggggagACCAAGTGGAAACCTGTGAGCATGGCAGACCTGGTGACTCCAGAGCAGGTGAAGAAGGTGTACAGGCGCGCTGTGCTCGTCGTTCACCCCGACAAG GCTACTGGGCAGCCATATGAACAATATGCAAAGATGATATTTATGGAGCTGAACGATGCCTGGTCAGAATTTGAGAACCAAGGACAGAAACCCTTGTATTAG
- the LOC116999910 gene encoding putative tyrosine-protein phosphatase auxilin isoform X1, protein MSLLGSYRKKPGSDGYESLQLVDSGAERGGAGAGPARSPGRQQQQQQPQPRADGSTMDSSGASSPDMESSYGGGLLDMVKGGAGRLFSNLKDNLKDTLKDTSSKVMQSVASYTKGELDISYITSRIIVMSFPAEGVELGFRNHIEDVRTFLDSRHPDHYTVFNLSPKYYRSAKFHNRVSECSWPVRQAPSLHNLYAVCKNMHNWLQQNPKNVCVIHCMDGRAASAVLVSAMFCFCHLFSHPGPAVQLLNTKRPGIVLWPSHRRYIGYICDLIADKPVIPHCKPLTIKSVTLSPVPCFNKQRNGCRPFCDILSGETRILSTSQEYERMKEYRVQEGKVLIPLGATVHGDVVVSVYHMRSTIGGRLQAKMTNTQIFQIQFHTGFIALGTTTLKFTKPELDACDSPDKYPQLFHVILDIEIQSADRQTELTPPWENFTTKDINPSILFSSHQEHQDTLALAGRGATDSPQDNIRNVGQSAFFSSLSWQDQKSDKSSSHPTSEDRAALVHEESEQSDDELLSLSSQHSNASGDKPHGTPKHSKKQQEPPAAPPPEDVDLLGLDGSPMSKSFPSQPSAAPSNSELLNDLFGVSQSPGAAAAEEVFHVGAPGSVHSTPRRSAASASPSPRVGEATAFDPFGSSPKQTGPDLLGSFLGSSAGPGDPFLQATRSPSPTVHSDPFHMASSTPTVSIQPDVSSGWDWPNKAGGLGMGSKSAATSPTGSLHSTPTHQAKPQTLDPFADLGSLGASLAGGSSFASKPTTPTGMGGGFPPSPQKPPPQPMGGTGWQQGSGYGWQGTQPKAQPHASPQNKPNYNVSFSQGAQAERGKGAANVDSKPKVSADFEDLLSGQGFNAHKDKKGPKTIAEMRKEEMAKEMDPEKLKVLEWIEGKERNIRALLSTMHTVLWAGETKWKPVSMADLVTPEQVKKVYRRAVLVVHPDKATGQPYEQYAKMIFMELNDAWSEFENQGQKPLY, encoded by the exons GTGCCTCGTCTCCAGACATGGAGTCCAGCTATGGGGGAGGCCTGCTGGACATGGTgaagggaggagcagggaggctctTCAGCAACCTCAAGGACAACCTGAAGGACACCCTGAAGGACACCTCCTCCAAGGTCATGCAGTCTGTCGCCAG TTACACCAAGGGAGAGCTGGACATTTCCTACATTACCTCAAGGATCATAG TGATGTCTTTCCCTGCTGAGGGTGTGGAGCTGGGATTTAGGAACCACATTGAGGATGTCAGGACATTCCTGGACTCCAGGCACCCCGACCACTACACCGTGTTCAACTTGTCACCCAAATATTATCGCAGTGCCAAGTTCCACAACAGG GTGTCTGAGTGCAGCTGGCCCGTCCGGCAGGCGCCCAGCCTGCACAACCTCTACGCTGTCTGCAAGAACATGCACAACTGGCTGCAGCAGAACCCCAAAAACGTCTGTGTCATCCACTGCATG GACGGCCGTGCAGCCTCAGCAGTTCTGGTCAGTGCAATGTTCTGTTTCTGTCACCTCTTCTCtcatcctggccctgctgtgcagctgctgaacACAAAGAGACCTGGGATTGTACTGTGGCCATCCCACAGGAG gTACATAGGATACATCTGTGACCTAATAGCAGACAAACCTGTCATCCCCCACTGCAAACCACTGACCATCAAGTCAGTCACGCTCAGCCCCGTGCCCTGCTTCAACAAGCAGCGCAACGGCTGCCGGCCCTTCTGCGACATCCTCAGCGGGGAGACCCGCATCCTCAGCACCTCCCAGGAGTACGAGAGGATGAA AGAATACCGTGTGCAGGAAGGGAAGGTCCTGATCCCCCTGGGAGCCACAGTCCATGGAGATGTTGTTGTCTCTGTCTACCACATGAGATCCACCATCGGGGGACGCCTGCAAGCCAAG atgacCAACACACAAATATTCCAAATTCAGTTTCATACTGGATTCATAGCCCTGGGAACAACCACTCTCAAATTCACCAA GCCTGAGCTGGATGCCTGTGACTCTCCAGACAAATATCCTCAGCTCTTTCATGTTATACTGGACATAGAAATCCAGTCTGCAGACAGACAAACTGAATTAACTCCCCCATGGGAGAACTTCACCACAAAAGACATCAATCCCTCCATTCTCTTCTCCTCCCACCAGGAGCACCAGGACACTCTTGCTTTGGCAG gcagaggtGCCACGGATTCCCCCCAGGATAACATCAGGAACGTTGGGCAGAGTGCATTCTTCTCCTCTCTCAGCTGGCAAG ATCAGAAATCTGACAAAAGTAGCTCTCACCCCACCTCAGAGGATCGAGCAGCGTTGGTGCATGAGGAAAGCGAACAGTCAGATGACGAACTCTTGTCCCTTTCCAGTCAGCACAGTAATGCCAGCGGTGACAAGCCCCACGGGACacccaaacacagcaaaaagcagcaagagcctccagcagcacctcccccCGAGGACGTGGACCTGCTGGGCCTGGATGGCAGCCCCATGAGCAAGAGCTTTCCCTcgcagcccagcgctgccccctCTAACTCTGAGCTGCTGAATGATTTGTTTGGGGTGTCGCAGAGCCCCGGCGCAGCCGCGGCTGAGGAGGTTTTCCACGTGGGGGCACCCGGATCCGTGCACTCGACCCCGCGGCGCTCGGCGGCTTCGGCGTCGCCGTCGCCGAGGGTGGGAGAAG CCACTGCCTTTGATCCATTTGGAAGTAGCCCCAAGCAAACTGGTCCAGACCTCCTGGGTTCCTTCCTTGGCTCAtcagctggccctggggatCCTTTCCTTCAAGCCACAAGAAGCCCTTCACCAACTGTGCACAGCGATCCCTTTCACATGG CTTCCAGCACTCCAACGGTTTCCATCCAACCAGATGTTTCCAGTGGTTGGGACTGGCCCAATAAAGCAG gtGGTCTAGGAATGGGAAGTAAGTCTGCTGCCACCAGTCCTACAGGATCCCTCCACAGCACTCCCACTCATCAggccaaaccccaaacactggaTCCATTTGCTGATCTGGGAAGTCTTGGAGCGAGTTTAGCAG GTGGCTCCTCGTTCGCCAGCAAGCCGACCACACCGACGGGCATGGGCGGGGGCTTCCCCCCGTCCCCACAGAAGCCACCCCCGCAGCCCATGGGTGGCACCGGGTGGCAGCAGGGCTCGGGATACGgctggcaggggacacagcccaaaGCTCAGCCCCACGCCTCCCCCCAGAACAAGCCCAACTACAACGTGAGCTTCTCGCAGGGGGCGCAGGCGGAGCGGGGGAAAGGAGCCGCTAATGTTG ATTCCAAGCCAAAAGTGTCTGCAGATTTTGAAGATTTATTATCTGGTCAAGGGTTTAATGCTCACAAGGACAAGAAGGGCCCCAAAACAATAGCTGAgatgagaaaagaagaaatggcaAAGGAGATGGACCCTGAGAAACTAAAA GTGCTGGAGTGGAttgaagggaaggagaggaataTCAGGGCACTGCTGTCCACCATGCACAcggtgctgtgggcaggggagACCAAGTGGAAACCTGTGAGCATGGCAGACCTGGTGACTCCAGAGCAGGTGAAGAAGGTGTACAGGCGCGCTGTGCTCGTCGTTCACCCCGACAAG GCTACTGGGCAGCCATATGAACAATATGCAAAGATGATATTTATGGAGCTGAACGATGCCTGGTCAGAATTTGAGAACCAAGGACAGAAACCCTTGTATTAG